CTCAGAGAGGTTCCAGCCCACCACGTGCTCCCGCGTTCTGAGGGCGATGCCGGCAAGGAGGTCGCTCTGCACCTCGAAGGTGACCTCCCGGCCCTTCCCCACAATCTCACGGAGAGCGTTCTCTATCTCCCTCTTCATCCCGGAGGAGACCTCGAAGGCGGTGGCCACGCTTATTGAAGGGCCTTCGAGGGCTTCCCTCATCTTTCTCTTCTCGTCCTTTTTCATACCCTCAAGCCTTTGGAGGAAGACATGGACCATGTGCTCCTCGAGCTCGTGGTCGGCCAGGTCGGCCAGGGCCCGCCGTGCCACCCTGAAGACCTCCCGGCCCGAGAGGCGCCTCAGTTCCTGGAGAAAAGCGCTTTTCTCCCGCGCGAGGGCCCCGTGCCACTCGTCCTTGAGCCGGTCCACCTCGGCCCGCGCCTTCCCCTCGAGCTCCCTGCGCCTCTTGTCCGCCTCGCGGCCCGCCTCCCCGAGCATCTCCTCGCGCTTCTCGTCAAGCTCCTCCCGCCTGCGCCTGAAGGAGCGCATCTCCTCGTCAGCCTGCTCTTCCTTCTGGCGGGCCTCCCTGAGCCGCGCGG
The Nitrospirota bacterium genome window above contains:
- a CDS encoding F0F1 ATP synthase subunit delta is translated as MLIDWTTTSAQIVNFLVLVFLLRRFLYGPVLRAMDARQERIAARLREARQKEEQADEEMRSFRRRREELDEKREEMLGEAGREADKRRRELEGKARAEVDRLKDEWHGALAREKSAFLQELRRLSGREVFRVARRALADLADHELEEHMVHVFLQRLEGMKKDEKRKMREALEGPSISVATAFEVSSGMKREIENALREIVGKGREVTFEVQSDLLAGIALRTREHVVGWNLSEYLDSLERAAREAIEEETGEGGGDS